A section of the Streptomyces sp. Je 1-369 genome encodes:
- a CDS encoding alkyl/aryl-sulfatase — translation MSDRVREAGGSDLAWDDDQDFADADRGLLGRLEPGTVTATDGSVVWDADAYGFLDSDCPPTAHPSLWRQSRLVARQGLYEVVPGIYQVRGLDLSNISFVEGERGVIVVDPLISSEVAAAALALYREHRGERPVTAVIYTHSHVDHFGGVRGVVEAADVATGRVPVIAPAGFLEHAASENVFTGTAMARRASYMYGAALPKGPAGQIGCGLGQTTSTGTVGLLAPTLDVTRTGQEETVDGVRIVFQLTPGTEAPAEMNFHFPELRVLCAAENACHTLHNVLTLRGALVRDPSAWARYLTETIRLFSDGTDVVFGSHHWPTWGQDRAVRFLEEQRDAYAFLHDQSVRLINAGYTGAEIAEVLRFPPGLKRAWHARGYYGSLSHNAKAVYQRYMGWFDGNPAHLWQHPPVEAARRYVEFMGGTDAVVAKARASYEAGDLRWVAEVLGHVLFAEPGHAAARALQARTFERLGQGSECGPWRNFYLMGATELRDGVLGTPTRSAPDILAALTAEQIFQSMAVRLNGPRAAEAGRLVLRWEFTDTGENWTLLLSNGALTPMRGDAPRGERPVATLRLARTTLDSILGGRATFADEIAGGGVVLDGDARAQVTFSGLLDTPDPDFAIVTP, via the coding sequence ATGAGCGACAGGGTGCGAGAGGCCGGCGGCAGCGACCTGGCCTGGGACGACGATCAGGACTTCGCCGATGCGGACCGAGGTCTCCTCGGCCGGCTCGAGCCGGGCACGGTGACGGCCACGGACGGGAGCGTGGTGTGGGACGCGGATGCCTACGGCTTCCTGGACAGCGACTGTCCGCCCACGGCACACCCGTCACTGTGGCGGCAGAGCCGGCTGGTGGCGAGGCAAGGGCTGTACGAGGTGGTGCCCGGCATCTACCAGGTGCGCGGCCTCGACCTGTCGAACATCTCCTTCGTGGAGGGTGAACGCGGCGTCATCGTCGTGGATCCGCTGATCAGCTCGGAAGTCGCAGCCGCAGCGTTGGCGCTGTACCGCGAGCATCGCGGCGAGCGGCCGGTGACGGCGGTGATCTACACGCACTCGCACGTCGACCACTTCGGCGGGGTGCGCGGCGTCGTCGAGGCGGCCGATGTGGCGACCGGGCGGGTGCCGGTCATCGCGCCGGCCGGATTCCTGGAACACGCGGCGAGCGAGAACGTCTTCACGGGGACGGCGATGGCGCGTCGTGCGAGCTATATGTACGGGGCCGCGCTGCCGAAGGGGCCCGCGGGGCAGATCGGTTGCGGGCTCGGGCAGACCACGTCGACCGGTACCGTCGGTCTGCTCGCGCCGACCCTGGACGTGACGCGCACGGGACAGGAAGAGACGGTCGACGGCGTACGTATCGTCTTCCAGCTCACGCCCGGCACCGAGGCGCCGGCGGAGATGAACTTCCACTTCCCGGAGCTGCGGGTCCTCTGCGCCGCCGAGAACGCCTGCCACACCCTGCACAACGTCCTCACCCTGCGCGGGGCCCTGGTCCGCGACCCGAGCGCGTGGGCCCGGTATCTGACCGAGACGATCCGGCTGTTCTCCGACGGCACCGATGTCGTCTTCGGCTCTCACCACTGGCCGACCTGGGGCCAGGACCGCGCCGTCCGGTTCCTGGAGGAACAGCGCGACGCCTACGCCTTCCTGCACGACCAGTCCGTGCGGCTGATCAACGCCGGGTACACCGGTGCGGAGATCGCCGAGGTCCTGCGCTTCCCGCCGGGACTCAAACGGGCCTGGCACGCTCGCGGCTACTACGGTTCGCTCAGTCACAACGCCAAGGCGGTCTACCAGCGGTACATGGGCTGGTTCGACGGCAATCCGGCCCACCTCTGGCAGCATCCGCCGGTCGAGGCAGCCCGCCGGTACGTGGAGTTCATGGGTGGCACCGACGCGGTGGTCGCCAAGGCCCGCGCGTCGTACGAAGCGGGTGATCTGCGGTGGGTCGCGGAAGTGCTCGGCCATGTCCTGTTCGCCGAGCCAGGGCACGCCGCGGCGCGCGCTCTGCAGGCCCGGACGTTCGAGCGGCTCGGGCAGGGCTCGGAGTGCGGCCCGTGGCGCAACTTCTATCTCATGGGCGCCACCGAACTGCGCGACGGCGTCCTCGGCACCCCGACCCGCTCAGCGCCGGACATCCTGGCCGCGCTCACCGCCGAGCAGATCTTCCAGTCGATGGCCGTACGGCTCAACGGCCCGCGCGCCGCCGAGGCCGGGCGGCTGGTGCTGCGCTGGGAGTTCACCGACACCGGCGAGAACTGGACACTGCTGCTGTCCAACGGGGCGCTGACCCCGATGCGCGGCGACGCCCCGCGCGGTGAACGGCCCGTCGCCACGCTCCGGTTGGCGCGCACCACCCTCGACTCGATCCTGGGGGGACGTGCCACGTTCGCCGACGAGATCGCGGGCGGCGGGGTCGTGCTCGACGGTGACGCCCGGGCACAGGTGACCTTCAGCGGGCTCCTCGACACGCCGGACCCCGACTTCGCGATCGTCACCCCCTAG